A single region of the Streptomyces caelestis genome encodes:
- a CDS encoding DUF6158 family protein, whose product MNEHDERGNTMTGVDPDRLDDQQLMKELETIHRTRHDTLLYGSNDALRAHNERMAQLEGEYLRRNPRRPVAAGRTREGARERGSGESTTPTTPGT is encoded by the coding sequence ATGAACGAACACGACGAGCGGGGCAACACCATGACCGGAGTGGACCCTGACCGGCTGGACGACCAGCAGCTCATGAAGGAGCTGGAGACCATCCACCGCACGCGCCACGACACACTGCTCTACGGCTCGAACGACGCGCTGCGGGCCCACAACGAGCGCATGGCGCAGCTCGAGGGCGAGTACCTGCGCCGCAACCCACGCCGCCCGGTGGCCGCCGGCCGCACACGCGAAGGGGCCCGGGAGCGGGGGAGCGGAGAGTCGACGACTCCCACGACCCCCGGCACCTGA